Proteins encoded within one genomic window of Catharus ustulatus isolate bCatUst1 chromosome 10, bCatUst1.pri.v2, whole genome shotgun sequence:
- the PHC3 gene encoding polyhomeotic-like protein 3 isoform X6, with protein MENEPTTTTCSASTTTVTTTSTSRTPLPQISVYSGSDRHAVQINLSTSPTPAQIISRSQTSNTTSSSITQQTMLLGSTSPTLSASQAQMYLRAQMLIFTPATTVAAVQSDIPVVSSSSSSSCQSAATQVQNLTLRSQKLGVLSSSQNGPPKSSSQSQSLCPSKAVSSSKGNQADPSESNRKGESPAPECRSTPVTRTSSIHHLITPASYSPLQPHSLVKHQQIPLHSPPPKISHHQLILQQQQQQVQPIALQTPPGQEPPPSQHCLPLPSHALPPAPSSVQSHCSPIHIHPPPLALSPTPSQSAQQSVVVSPPPSHSPSQSPTIIIHPQALIQSQASSLVPALQPEAAAPQAAAANPVRPSQGLSLPPHLPLPPSPAVHIGAVEPPSLVSPGQQLVSSTPHQQYPAVQSAPIPLAAPPQLSASSTQIQPLPLQSVQSLQVQPEILSQGQVLVQNTLVSGEELPAAEALVQLPFQTLPPPQTVAVNLQVQPSVPIETPAICQVENVCEGEMPEDSDCVHMARTPTPPTLSPPAITLGHGEALNSEDPLSEHGGLPSVTSSVSASVIKSPSDPSHVSIPPPPLLLPAATTRSNSTSMPNSIPSLENKPPQAIVKPQILTHVIEGFVIQEGLEPFPVSRSSLLVEQPAEKRLLVEGQIMSVVCVESDLQNTKHADNSSDTEIEDMIAEEGLDEIENDLLKCEFCGKMGYPNKFLRSKRFCSTSCAKRHSLSCTKKFGLFPSDKTSRWNRKSDSQSLGRRGRRPSGPEGASRDHFLRQLPITYPSAEEDLAPHEDAVPTAMTTRLRRQSERERELRELRMRKMPESIDLLPVVQSDPSVWTVDEVWAFIHSLPGCQDIADEFRAQEIDGQALLLLKEDHLMSAMNIKLGPALKICARINSLKES; from the exons aTTAACCTCTCCACCTCTCCTACACCTGCACAGATAATAAGCCGCTCTCAGACCTCcaacaccaccagcagcagcatcacccaACAGACGATGTTGCTGGGCAGCACCTCTCCCACCCTGAGTGCAAGCCAGGCTCAAATGTATCTCCGAGCTCAGATG CTTATTTTCACTCCTGCGACCACTGTGGCTGCTGTCCAGTCTGACATTCCTGTTgtctcctcatcctcctcatcttcctgtCAGTCTGCAGCTACTCAG GTTCAGAACTTGACGCTGCGCAGTCAGAAACTGGGTGTGTTGTCAAGTTCCCAGAATGGCCCACCAAAGAGCAGCAGTCAAAGTcagtccctgtgccccagcaaAGCTGTCAGCAGCTCCAAGGGCAACCAGGCAGATCCCTCAGAAAGCAATAGGAAAGGCGAGAGCCCCGCTCCGGAGTGTCGGAGCACGCCGGTCACACGGACATCCAGCATACACCACTTAATTACACCAG CTTCATATTCTCCATTGCAACCTCATTCTCTAGTAAAACATCAGCAGATCCCGCTTCACTCGCCACCTCCAAAGATTTCCCATCATCAGctgatcctgcagcagcagcagcagcaagtgcAGCCGATTGCACTCCAGACTCCTCCGGGCCAGGAGCCGCCTCCATcgcagcactgcctgcccctgcccagccacGCGCTGCCCCCCGCTCCCAGCAGCGTTCAGTCCCACTGCTCCCCAATCCACATCCACCCTCCGCCTCTCGCGCTCTCTCCTACCCCATCCCAGTCAGCTCAGCAGTCCGTGGTGGTGTCCCCTCCGCCGTCCCACTCCCCGAGTCAATCACCCACCATCATTATTCACCCCCAAGCCCTTATCCAGTCCCAGGCCAGCTCGCTGGTGCCGGCTCTGCAGCCCGAGGCGGCCGCTCCGCAGGCGGCTGCTGCCAACCCCGTGCGGCCATCGCAGGGGCTCAGCCTCCCGCCGCACCTGCCGCTCCCTCCCTCGCCCGCCGTGCACATCGGGGCCGTGGAGCCGCCCAGCTTGGTTTCCCCCGGGCAGCAGCTCGTGTCCTCCACGCCACACCAGCAGTACCCGGCCGTGCAATCCGCTCCCATCCCTCTGGCAGCTCCGCCTCAGCTCTCGGCATCCTCCACCCAGATTCAACCGCTGCCCCTGCAGTCTGTGCAGTCTTTACAAGTGCAGCCTGAAATTCTGTCCCAGGGCCAGGTTTTGGTTCAAAACACTTTGGTTTCTGGGGAAGAActtcctgctgcagaggctTTGGTCCAGCTGCCATTTCAAACTCTTCCACCGCCGCAGACGGTCGCAGTAAATCTGCAGGTGCAGCCATCAGTTCCGATTGAAACTCCAGCG ATTTGCCAAGTGGAGAATGTGTGTGAAGGGGAGATGCCCGAGGACTCAGATTGTGTCCACATGGCAAGAACACCTACACCACCCACCTTGTCCCCACCAGCCATAACCTTGGGCCATGGAGAGGCTCTTAATTCAGAAGATCCTTTGTCAG AACATGGGGGACTGCCTTCAGTGACGTCATCAGTCAGTGCCTCAGTAATTAAATCTCCATCTGATCCTTCCCATGTCTCTATTCCACCACCACCTCTGTTGCTTCCAGCAGCAACAACAAGGAGCAACAGCACATCCATGCCCAAtagcattcccagcctggaaaataAACCTCCACAGGCTATTGTTAAACCCCAGATCCTGACCCACGTCATTGAAGGCTTTGTGATTCAGGAGGGGTTGGAACCATTCCCT GTCAGTCGTTCCTCTTTGCTGGTGGAACAGCCTGCAGAGAAGAGATTGCTGGTGGAGGGTCAGATCATGAGTGTGGTGTGTGTTGAATCAGACTTGCAGAACACAAAACATGCAGACAACTCATCAGACACAGAGATAGAGGATATGATTGCAGAAG AGGGACTGGATGAAATTGAAAATGATCTTCTGAAGTGTGAATTttgtgggaaaatgggatatCCCAATAAGTTTCTGCGGTCAAAAAGATTCTGCTCCACGTCCTGTGCCAAAAG GCACAGCCTTAGTTGCACTAAGAAATTTGGGCTGTTTCCATCAGACAAGACCAGTCGTTGGAATCGGAAGTCAGATAGCCAAAGTCTTGGGCGACGCGGGCGTCGGCCGAGCGGGCCTGAGGGGGCGTCACGAGATCATTTTCTTAGACAG CTTCCAATTACTTATCCATCTGCAGAAGAAGATCTGGCTCCTCACGAGGACGCGGTCCCGACGGCCATGACCACGCGCCTGCGGAGGCAGAGCGAGAGGGAGCGGGAGCTTCGCGAGCTGAGGATGCGGAAAATGCCGGAGAGCATCGACCTCTTACCAGTGGTGCAAAGCGACCCCTCAGTATGGACTGTGGATGAAGTTTGGGCCTTTATACATTCTCTGCCTG GTTGTCAAGATATTGCAGATGAATTTAGAGCACAAGAAATTGATGGACAAGCTCTCCTCTTGTTGAAGGAGGATCATCTTATGAGTGCAATGAATATTAAGCTTGGACCTGCATTGAAAATCTGTGCACGTATCAATTCCTTGAAAGAATCCTAG
- the PHC3 gene encoding polyhomeotic-like protein 3 isoform X4 encodes MENEPTTTTCSASTTTVTTTSTSRTPLPQISVYSGSDRHAVQVIQQALHRPPSSAAQYLQQMYAAQQQHLMLQTAALQQQHLSSTQFQSLATVPQIISRSQTSNTTSSSITQQTMLLGSTSPTLSASQAQMYLRAQMLIFTPATTVAAVQSDIPVVSSSSSSSCQSAATQVQNLTLRSQKLGVLSSSQNGPPKSSSQSQSLCPSKAVSSSKGNQADPSESNRKGESPAPECRSTPVTRTSSIHHLITPASYSPLQPHSLVKHQQIPLHSPPPKISHHQLILQQQQQQVQPIALQTPPGQEPPPSQHCLPLPSHALPPAPSSVQSHCSPIHIHPPPLALSPTPSQSAQQSVVVSPPPSHSPSQSPTIIIHPQALIQSQASSLVPALQPEAAAPQAAAANPVRPSQGLSLPPHLPLPPSPAVHIGAVEPPSLVSPGQQLVSSTPHQQYPAVQSAPIPLAAPPQLSASSTQIQPLPLQSVQSLQVQPEILSQGQVLVQNTLVSGEELPAAEALVQLPFQTLPPPQTVAVNLQVQPSVPIETPAICQVENVCEGEMPEDSDCVHMARTPTPPTLSPPAITLGHGEALNSEDPLSEHGGLPSVTSSVSASVIKSPSDPSHVSIPPPPLLLPAATTRSNSTSMPNSIPSLENKPPQAIVKPQILTHVIEGFVIQEGLEPFPVSRSSLLVEQPAEKRLLVEGQIMSVVCVESDLQNTKHADNSSDTEIEDMIAEEGLDEIENDLLKCEFCGKMGYPNKFLRSKRFCSTSCAKRHSLSCTKKFGLFPSDKTSRWNRKSDSQSLGRRGRRPSGPEGASRDHFLRQLPITYPSAEEDLAPHEDAVPTAMTTRLRRQSERERELRELRMRKMPESIDLLPVVQSDPSVWTVDEVWAFIHSLPGCQDIADEFRAQEIDGQALLLLKEDHLMSAMNIKLGPALKICARINSLKES; translated from the exons ATAATAAGCCGCTCTCAGACCTCcaacaccaccagcagcagcatcacccaACAGACGATGTTGCTGGGCAGCACCTCTCCCACCCTGAGTGCAAGCCAGGCTCAAATGTATCTCCGAGCTCAGATG CTTATTTTCACTCCTGCGACCACTGTGGCTGCTGTCCAGTCTGACATTCCTGTTgtctcctcatcctcctcatcttcctgtCAGTCTGCAGCTACTCAG GTTCAGAACTTGACGCTGCGCAGTCAGAAACTGGGTGTGTTGTCAAGTTCCCAGAATGGCCCACCAAAGAGCAGCAGTCAAAGTcagtccctgtgccccagcaaAGCTGTCAGCAGCTCCAAGGGCAACCAGGCAGATCCCTCAGAAAGCAATAGGAAAGGCGAGAGCCCCGCTCCGGAGTGTCGGAGCACGCCGGTCACACGGACATCCAGCATACACCACTTAATTACACCAG CTTCATATTCTCCATTGCAACCTCATTCTCTAGTAAAACATCAGCAGATCCCGCTTCACTCGCCACCTCCAAAGATTTCCCATCATCAGctgatcctgcagcagcagcagcagcaagtgcAGCCGATTGCACTCCAGACTCCTCCGGGCCAGGAGCCGCCTCCATcgcagcactgcctgcccctgcccagccacGCGCTGCCCCCCGCTCCCAGCAGCGTTCAGTCCCACTGCTCCCCAATCCACATCCACCCTCCGCCTCTCGCGCTCTCTCCTACCCCATCCCAGTCAGCTCAGCAGTCCGTGGTGGTGTCCCCTCCGCCGTCCCACTCCCCGAGTCAATCACCCACCATCATTATTCACCCCCAAGCCCTTATCCAGTCCCAGGCCAGCTCGCTGGTGCCGGCTCTGCAGCCCGAGGCGGCCGCTCCGCAGGCGGCTGCTGCCAACCCCGTGCGGCCATCGCAGGGGCTCAGCCTCCCGCCGCACCTGCCGCTCCCTCCCTCGCCCGCCGTGCACATCGGGGCCGTGGAGCCGCCCAGCTTGGTTTCCCCCGGGCAGCAGCTCGTGTCCTCCACGCCACACCAGCAGTACCCGGCCGTGCAATCCGCTCCCATCCCTCTGGCAGCTCCGCCTCAGCTCTCGGCATCCTCCACCCAGATTCAACCGCTGCCCCTGCAGTCTGTGCAGTCTTTACAAGTGCAGCCTGAAATTCTGTCCCAGGGCCAGGTTTTGGTTCAAAACACTTTGGTTTCTGGGGAAGAActtcctgctgcagaggctTTGGTCCAGCTGCCATTTCAAACTCTTCCACCGCCGCAGACGGTCGCAGTAAATCTGCAGGTGCAGCCATCAGTTCCGATTGAAACTCCAGCG ATTTGCCAAGTGGAGAATGTGTGTGAAGGGGAGATGCCCGAGGACTCAGATTGTGTCCACATGGCAAGAACACCTACACCACCCACCTTGTCCCCACCAGCCATAACCTTGGGCCATGGAGAGGCTCTTAATTCAGAAGATCCTTTGTCAG AACATGGGGGACTGCCTTCAGTGACGTCATCAGTCAGTGCCTCAGTAATTAAATCTCCATCTGATCCTTCCCATGTCTCTATTCCACCACCACCTCTGTTGCTTCCAGCAGCAACAACAAGGAGCAACAGCACATCCATGCCCAAtagcattcccagcctggaaaataAACCTCCACAGGCTATTGTTAAACCCCAGATCCTGACCCACGTCATTGAAGGCTTTGTGATTCAGGAGGGGTTGGAACCATTCCCT GTCAGTCGTTCCTCTTTGCTGGTGGAACAGCCTGCAGAGAAGAGATTGCTGGTGGAGGGTCAGATCATGAGTGTGGTGTGTGTTGAATCAGACTTGCAGAACACAAAACATGCAGACAACTCATCAGACACAGAGATAGAGGATATGATTGCAGAAG AGGGACTGGATGAAATTGAAAATGATCTTCTGAAGTGTGAATTttgtgggaaaatgggatatCCCAATAAGTTTCTGCGGTCAAAAAGATTCTGCTCCACGTCCTGTGCCAAAAG GCACAGCCTTAGTTGCACTAAGAAATTTGGGCTGTTTCCATCAGACAAGACCAGTCGTTGGAATCGGAAGTCAGATAGCCAAAGTCTTGGGCGACGCGGGCGTCGGCCGAGCGGGCCTGAGGGGGCGTCACGAGATCATTTTCTTAGACAG CTTCCAATTACTTATCCATCTGCAGAAGAAGATCTGGCTCCTCACGAGGACGCGGTCCCGACGGCCATGACCACGCGCCTGCGGAGGCAGAGCGAGAGGGAGCGGGAGCTTCGCGAGCTGAGGATGCGGAAAATGCCGGAGAGCATCGACCTCTTACCAGTGGTGCAAAGCGACCCCTCAGTATGGACTGTGGATGAAGTTTGGGCCTTTATACATTCTCTGCCTG GTTGTCAAGATATTGCAGATGAATTTAGAGCACAAGAAATTGATGGACAAGCTCTCCTCTTGTTGAAGGAGGATCATCTTATGAGTGCAATGAATATTAAGCTTGGACCTGCATTGAAAATCTGTGCACGTATCAATTCCTTGAAAGAATCCTAG